The DNA region CCGCCTCCTTCCATATTAATcaagattaattataaaatgtgtaaCTTTATAAACAGTTACTAATCCCGAAATTTCgtatttagaaattaattaattaagttaaattgtGTCATCAACacgataataaatattaatataatagaaaGTGTGTTTTTGGGGTGCAAATGGGTGTAGCCATTAGATTAGGTCGTCACTCGTCAGCTCACATGGCCTCGGATCCATTCTATAAGCTGGACCTGccgattaattaaatatttttaggtatctttaaaaaaataattaaataaacaaactaaaaaaagggtcttaaactaaataatacaaaataacactATAATTTAAATCATGATCTTAAAACCAATCTTATACCGGTATTTGAGCATTAACTAGGTTATGTCGGAGAGACTTGTATTAGTTGCGTCTGAACAAGAAACGATTCtcaatttgaatgatttttttgtttatcatTTGACTCGAAAGAAATAAGAGATAGATGGTGATAATAAGTAGCTTAATCCACTTATATAGAATAGTTATAAagatcattaaatatttattcatatgtTAACATATTATACCTAGGCGACAAAACCATAAAgggtactttttttttttaattgtggaAGATgacttcattaattaattaatttgcttCTCGATCTCTGCCCTAATTCTTAATGTTTTCTTAAGGAAGTGTTAAAGGTAGGTTCTTTGCAGTCTGCGTAAACTTTTTTTGGTACCACATATTTAATTTCCTAACTATTTTTAGATCAATGGAAGACCATTAATTAATATACCCaattaaaaaagttatcatGTCGGCTAACACTTATATACCAACTATTAAATAAAGTTGTATgttttattgtttgaattttgaTAAGATAGAAATTGCGATTagctaattttattaatattttgtgacattttggtctttaaaaaaatttaatctctatgataactcaaatattaaGAACCGTGCTTAAGAAATCAAATACCACTAGTCTTAAAAAGTGTAACTCATAGTTTAACTCGATGGTTGAGCACAAAAGATTATATTGCATGCGCGATTCATTCGAATTTTTACATTCTAACCATTTATAGACAAATTAATATCTTGAAAAAAGTTTTCGAATATTCTAAAGTCTATCCGAATTTAGAGCATATTTAAGAAGGAgtaactcaaagtcaaggaaACTATTGAGAAGTCACgttaattttttctattaacGTCATCTATCTTATTATGAGATCATGATCTTTTGAAATTAACCATATATGATTCTAATtccaacatatttaaaaataaataaatataattctatCCTTATAAGCAATAGTTTCTATggttcatatttaatttttgatttgtCGCCGTCTCATTTATGTCTGGTTGCTTTggaaaatgtttgtttttattaaagCAAATGACAAACCAATCCTCTATTTTCCTTCTTTTGTGTTAAAATGATTGGTGGATGTCAACCTCATTCTTGCTAATATTTTCTTATACCAAATCCATTTAATCTTTGAAAAGGTTTAATTAGAGGagaccaaaaaaatatattcttagaaatgttttcaaaaaaagCGTGAGAAAATGGAAAatgttaaacaaattaatacgCACAAATATCTTTCAAATCGACAATTACAAATATTAGAAGTAACGTGACAgatttagttttattcaaataaatgcgAATGAAATTGTAATATGGTATATAGTATTTTACTATTGGTTGACCGTATAAAGGATTAGTATAGAGTGTATTTTGCCAGCAAAAAGGGGACAAATAGTGCATGCTTTGTGCTATTATATTTTTCTAGTCACCAAAACCTAATGAGATTGGGTTGTTGTATTTACCTTTTAGCCTTAGGACGGTGGTGTGACTAGAAAATTGGGTTAATTGGAGATGGGCAATTTGGTAAATGGACAAATTGTGGGTGTGGGCATGAATAATGTGTATTCATGGAAATTTCAATTTAAGTGGGCTGAGATGTCCCTTATCTTTGATTCCTTTTGAATAGAAAGTAACAAGGGTTTGActccaatttcaaataaattatagtatttaatgcatttttttattgtaaatttaaaagttGTGTTAAgagagatattttattttttgtcaaAACAAAATTCAGGAGAATCCTACAATTTCTGCGCAATTGTTGGTTTGCTATTGGAAGCAAGAAGGAAGAAGGGTTTTCAATTcaaaaaacatttcattaattgAATATAAAGTTTTGATTGAGgatatattatatgtttaacaaaataaattaaccaACTCATCCATAATTACTCATATCTagtatttaagaaaaaaatcttaaagatgattttttataagtttttgaAACATACAATTTCGtgataaaactttaaataaataaataaagtaaaaacaaattaaatcaattcTGAATCAATATTATTTCATGAATTTTCATTGATTTATCAAACATAAACTTAATTGGAGTGTCGCTCGTCGTTATGTCAAACTCTTCTGGACAAAACAAACCTTCATCTTGAAGAAGAGCCCAAATGTTAAACCACTCCTCGTTAGAACAATCGTGGCATACTCAGGTGAGTTGTAAGACTAATCAAATCTTCAATGTTTTAATTAAGGTTTTTGTTAGTTCTAAGATCGATAAGAAGGTGAATTCTTTCATTAATACTAGTGTTAACACTATAACTTGTAAGATTGGCCAatttgtctttttttctttttcttttcacattttcgattTTTGGAAGGattaaattaattcttattaaattagagtgttcataataaatttgaatttaaaaagtaGTTTgtaaaagttcaaaattttggaccttttaaaaaaaaggaagattttaatttaaaatatttaatttatttggtaAATTATTTCCCTTAAACTTTTATTCACCATTGTCACCTTCTAATTAAGTGagatttaagttaaaaaaacaaatatatttactttttatttctcaaattaatgTGATACAAGTGTCGCAATTTAGTCAATTAGGCCAggtttgattaatattatttaaataatatcaatttcGTTAAacatcaattaattcattctctctctgtcttatttatcacattatttaattgattaatcattaaaatactttatattttaaattatagtttttaatttaatcattatatattaatacttttaaatcttactcaaaattatcacaaatcataatttttcaaaagttttttCCAATTAATGATATACATAGAGGTTTGAAAAAGAAAGTTCATGAAACTTGTTATTTTGAGAGATTTGATAACCTCGTACAATAAACGCTTATGTAAATTACGTTGAAGTCAAATTAAGTGTACTAATAAGGGGGAGAGAGctgaaaaaaattatacactGATAGAAGgaaatttcataaaatttgtaACGACGTTAATTATGATCGAAAAGAATCGAGAATGTAAACAAATTAACAAGGCATAAATATTAGAAAACCCTTAAGTACATATATTGATTGTCAGCAAAGTTGTCGTAGTCTACAACCACCAAAACGTGGGTGGCTAAAATATTTCCATCAAAATCCTACATTATTGTCCCTCACAAATTAATATccactaattaaatttaataataataaattaagttaaacaatacatatatcaaaattaactatATAGATGTTAATTTAAGTACAAATGAAAAGTTCATTTTTCagtgttaattaatattaaatataattgttagaattatatattgaaatatcaagaaaagagcaaggaaaaaaaatatatatatagactacACAATTATTATTAGGTCTTTTCACCCACAAAGAAAAAgctctaaaaaaaaaaagtttcgtCAAATGTTTTTTAAGTTTCAAACGGTGTCTTGCTTATCTCTTCATCAATTAAATTTGAGGTATTATGCTTAATTCGGTATGACATTCTATATACTTATTCTATATACTTAGTCCATTCAGATTTTTGTAATCGGAATAATACTATTAATCTTTGGTGGATTGTCTCTTATCCATTCACTTGTattcgtctaattctttacagtAGATGAGAGATGAAGTcggatattaattttttttttatttttctaataaagagTTCTTAAAATTCATATCTCGTCTGAAGATCCTTTTACATGTATCCTCTAATGTTTTCGATAGaacttttgtaattttaatcatatttgtaGATGATCAATTACAGAACATTTTTCGGCATTATTTACTAATCCTCTAGTAAAGATAAATTTCATTTTCGTTCAGAATTTTGGTTAGAGATTATTTCGACAATAACGTTTAATATTAGTTTGCGCGGTTTGCTCTCCTTCATTACTCACTGttattgaattcaaatttattcGTTTTTAGAGTCACCATAAAAAAATCGTGATTGatgcatatattttttaaaaaattttaatcattGCAATTTTGTATTATTGAATGTGTAgaacttttattatttgtaaattaatatttatatgtaattctttatttgatttaatcaaaattaattgctttaaaaaaaaacatttttcaaccaAAAATAACCATAACAAGATGTAATTCTTTAAACCTATCGAATTGTGCCGAAAAGAATGGTTATTTTAATACACAAACAGAGCCTTATCTCCAAAAATAACATACTATTGTTTTTTCTATAATAATGTTCATcctaagaaaataatcaatTCTATGAACCCTAAATGAAATATTAGTTTAGGTAAATAATTtcatacataaataaacaaattattatctttcttttaaaaataaataaatataaatattaaaattaccttACCATTAATCATATCTATAtctcaaatcatcaaaatagaGCTCTTTATGGATATTGTATTGAATTTactataaacaaattatttttttttcctacacaatttaataaaataaaaaatgataaaagaattatatattttgaaatgattATTATAGTGTATGTGGCAGGCTAGctactttaatttatttctacACTTATTCAAGTGGAAAAGAGAATTAAAGCTTTCTCTCTTGCTTTTTCCAGCTACAAATATGGACTCCATTTCCCCATCTTAACACACATTCCATAACCTCACAAAAaatctctcctctctctctctctcttctctctctctataatcAAACCATGTCTACAGTTATGCAAACTCATCTAGAAACCCAATTCAAAGAAACAAGAACCCTAACTCTCAAActatcaccaccaccaccaccttctgaaaaaacccaaaaaaactgCTGGAATTTTCTAGAAACTACACCATCTCCCAAATTCACCCCTTACATCCATCCTAGTACCAACAAAAAGTCTCAATCTTTCTTAATAAGCTTAGAACTATGCACCGAAAACCTCGGAAGTGAATCCGGTTCCGACATGTCCGATGACATATTCGACATTCTCTCCATGTCTTCGACTCATGTTTTTCATGATCAGCCTGCTCCAAAACCAACTACTAGGGGGTTGAATTTGAGGAAGAAGGTTGTTGATACCAGAAGCATCCCACCTCCATTGACGACCATTAGAGGTATTAACCCTATTAAAGTTCGGTCTAAACGTGAAGGAGGTAGGTTGGTTATTGATGCCGTCGAGGAGAGGGCGGTTTGTAATTATTTCCGGTCGGATAGAAGCCATGGTCGTCTCCGACTTAGTTTCTGGGATAATTCTGTTACTACTACTGATGAAGATGAATTCGAAGATCAAGAAATTGATGAGGTTGAAGAGGATGTCGCCACGGCGGCATCGACGCCGGAGGAGGACATAATTGGAAATAAGAAATTTCAAAGGTCAAGTAGATGCATGGAAGGTAACAATAACAAGAAAGGATTGTGTAATTGGGAACCACTATGGGTTGCTACTTGAGGACAATCTTAAtgtctattttcaaataaatattctttctTGTAAATTTACCTTCTTACCcttttattttttcactttttttttttgtttctaccTCTCATTGACAGTTAAAATCGTTACTATAGAGAGGAGATTTCTTAGGGgatgtttgagttttttttttttttttttttttgattaggATCTAATTTATGGGTATAAGCAAACCCATGTAAAATGGCATTAATCTTTATATGAAATGtactttaattaaatgttatataaatatgagtaTTAATTAGCtggaattataattatttattatgggccaagagtaattaataaataaggtAGACAGCCTATAGATTTGAGAAAAGAATTAAGTCAAATAATGTGGTCAGCAGTCGgcaaatgaaaatagaaaaagataTATAAGTTGTCAAACACACATGATTTTGACTAATTTTTTCCAACAACCCAAAACATTTTGCCGTCAAATGTAAACAAACAAAAGATTTCATAatcttatttatgaaattaaatgtcttttattcgattatctaaaatattctaattttaatagGGATTAGTGAGGAAtggtattaatatttttgaagaataaaCTTCAATATGTATATACCTATTTTATTCCATTTACTACACTGTTttgtattgattttttatgttttatttatattatttattaattgatttttttgatgtattttaattaaattaaatgaaaataaatattttataataaaaaaatgatcttTAAGGTTcgaatttaagttatttttatagattGAGGCTCAAACTTTGAAATGTACCCTACATAGCTCAAATTAACACAATCAAActatcataaattttaattatttaagactTTAATGAACCCGTCTGTCTTTTTATCTTaacctaatatttttattttctcaactAATTTACGACatgtaaacaaaataacaattatttctTTTCCGATTTTCAACTATTCTCacacatcatatatatatatatatattaaacatttaaactGCATTCAATAATTTGAAACACATATATCCGAAAATTACTCAATTACACAAGTGATGTAGTTTCAAATGTCAGTAagaaaacaaatacaaaatttatatttattcaaatatttttaaatattttattagattatatattttttaattatacaaacctgatttaacaaattagaatatataaattaaaaaaaaaatcaattcaaaaataatacgTCCAAAacgtatataaatattattcatttataaacatgacaaattaattagaaaaaataataatatattataataagaaatatatttttgccCATTTGgaccaaatttaaaattttgataattaaaattacattttgaaACAATTTAATGTGGAGTTTCATCTAATAAAAATGATCTAAATTTGACCCACTATTTAGATTTTTCTTATTGTTACTGTTTtgtttgttattatattttcttttatggaGCCCACTagctataaataaaaataaattgaaagaagaaataaaTACAAGTAAGACCACTACTCGTAGTCCAAGGACGTTAGATTTACCGTGGTGCGTGGCACGCAATgaattatataactaatatcCACAAGTGGCAGATTTTTATGATgacttttttttagaaaattcaaaaatttatatgaCGTAATTAATGGTCTATTTTCCCAAAAGATTAAACCTAAGCTGTaacaagaaaatattatattatatggtaAGTTAAACTTTCTAAGGttaagtaaattaaattaattcatttaaatatgttatCAAACTGATTTACTgtgaatatgaaatatatatatttcagcgACAAGAGAGGAAACGACAAAATGTGATATTTGAATGAGATGCTAAAGGGTATGCTAGAGGGTGATATTATTTATCATCTATTCTTTAATTGAATGTTATTGAAGTTTAGATTTaatcattcaatatattaagTGTTTATTACACCGTCATTCATTTTTCAAACTTCAGTTTGTCCAACACAATGTCGTCAACGAAAACCTGCAGATTAGGTGACGCAATTGGcgatattttttctttccattgTCATTTTTAGTTTTCAACTGTATAACATTAAAATTGAAacaattattttgtgtattacttaattatttgatatgGGTAAATATAATGTATTGGTTTTGATAGGTGTTTTTGTGACagatataaaattttcattaagaTATTTCTTGTGGATTTAAGAAGCAAGAAACATATGAAGTggttaaaacttttatatatccaatattttaaatcttttaatagACTAGTAAATATACTTTT from Impatiens glandulifera chromosome 5, dImpGla2.1, whole genome shotgun sequence includes:
- the LOC124939437 gene encoding protein FANTASTIC FOUR 3-like — translated: MSTVMQTHLETQFKETRTLTLKLSPPPPPSEKTQKNCWNFLETTPSPKFTPYIHPSTNKKSQSFLISLELCTENLGSESGSDMSDDIFDILSMSSTHVFHDQPAPKPTTRGLNLRKKVVDTRSIPPPLTTIRGINPIKVRSKREGGRLVIDAVEERAVCNYFRSDRSHGRLRLSFWDNSVTTTDEDEFEDQEIDEVEEDVATAASTPEEDIIGNKKFQRSSRCMEGNNNKKGLCNWEPLWVAT